A region from the Vicia villosa cultivar HV-30 ecotype Madison, WI linkage group LG3, Vvil1.0, whole genome shotgun sequence genome encodes:
- the LOC131656030 gene encoding tryptophan aminotransferase-related protein 2-like, producing MAKIPNTVLLSSKHLLVLSLALNVSFILRMLYEGEQGHNNISCYKNGTDFDTKTHSNILKSRVVMSSSTSSLANSTCIDVKARSNRIINLDHGNPTVYERYWRQSGDKTSITIKGWQSMSYFVDVSNICWFLEAEFAKEVMRLHRVVGNAVTEGRYIVVGTGSSQLFLAALYALSHSQATQPIDVVCAAPYYSSYLTMTDFLKSGLYKWGGDANSYEKDGPYIELITSPNNPDGHARTSKVNRSQGLLVHDLAYYWPQYTPISFPADNDLTLFTLSKITGHAGSRIGWALVKDKEVAKKMTKFIELNSIGVSKDSQLRAAKILSAVSDSCKQENSLEGDSFFEFSHKVMTKRWKLLREVVDRGELFSLPQFSPAFCNFFNQVLEPQPAFVWLKCEGNVEDCESFLREHKILTRSGRQFGVSPKYVRISLLDTDENFSQFLDRLSSI from the exons ATGGCCAAGATTCCCAATACAGTATTACTCTCTTCCAAGCACTTGTTAGTGTTATCACTCGCTTTAAATGTCAGCTTCATACTGCGAATGCTCTATGAAGGTGAACAAGGACACAACAACATCTCTTGTTACAAAAATGGAACAGATTTTGACACAAAAACACATAGCAATATCCTCAAATCACGTGTTGTTATGTCATCATCCACTTCGTCTTTGGCAAATTCTACATGCATAGACGTTAAAGCACGCAGCAACAGAATTATCAACCTCGATCA TGGCAATCCGACAGTGTATGAGAGATATTGGAGACAAAGTGGTGACAAGACAAGTATAACAATCAAAGGATGGCAATCCATGAGCTATTTTGTGGATGTGTCCAACATATGCTGGTTTCTTGAGGCAGAGTTTGCAAAGGAGGTAATGAGGTTGCACAGAGTGGTCGGGAATGCAGTAACTGAAGGACGTTACATTGTTGTAGGGACAGGTTCCTCTCAACTGTTTCTTGCTGCACTATATGCTCTCTCTCATTCTCAAGCAACTCAACCAATCGACGTTGTCTGTGCCGCACCCTACTACTCT TCATACCTAACAATGACGGATTTTCTAAAATCCGGGCTATACAAATGGGGAGGTGATGCAAATAGTTACGAGAAAGATGGTCCCTACATTGAACTGATAACTTCACCGAATAATCCTGATGGACATGCGAGGACCTCTAAGGTTAACCGTAGTCAGGGACTTCTGGTTCACGACCTTGCATATTACTGGCCGCAATACACTCCTATATCATTTCCTGCAGATAATGATCTAACCCTTTTTACTCTCTCAAAAATCACCGGTCATGCAGGATCGCGCATAGG GTGGGCACTTGTGAAAGACAAAGAAGTAGCAAAGAAAATGACCAAGTTCATAGAGTTAAACTCAATAGGAGTCTCAAAGGATTCACAGCTCCGGGCTGCTAAGATTTTAAGCGCGGTTTCTGATAGTTGCAAACAAGAAAACTCTCTAGAGGGTGACTCATTCTTCGAGTTCAGCCATAAGGTCATGACAAAGAGGTGGAAGCTGCTGAGAGAAGTAGTAGACCGTGGTGAATTGTTCAGTTTGCCTCAATTTTCTCCTGCTTTCTGTAACTTTTTCAATCAGGTGTTGGAACCTCAACCAG CTTTTGTGTGGTTGAAATGTGAGGGAAATGTGGAAGACTGTGAAAGCTTCCTTAGAGAACACAAGATCTTAACCAGAAGTGGAAGACAGTTTGGGGTTAGCCCAAAATATGTAAGAATTAGCTTGTTGGATACTGATGAAAATTTTAGCCAATTTCTAGATAGATTATCTAGCATATAG